One genomic region from Ornithinicoccus hortensis encodes:
- a CDS encoding hydantoinase/carbamoylase family amidase, producing the protein MASRTRAWSARSSSRRIVSVRATRPGHRDAASDRDRRIHRGGGRPVRDRHAWFGGRRRQDHARRCLQLVTADGLRFGDELARIGFKGTRDVRLDPPHAYVECHIEQGPVLLRHGTAIGVVTGVQAISWQKVTLHGRAAHAGTTPTELRVDAGLAAAQIVVQVREMVRSGRYGRLRGTVGLIASSPGLPSVVPDRAELTVDLRNPDDEHMAAAEADLAAFLAALPEAQPAPGLRVETRGMARTHQVPFDRGVQDTIATVASRLGHKTIRVMSGAGHDAQEMAAIAPTAMIFVRGQYDGISHNPREYSTPEDCAAGITVLAHTILELAEDPKGTR; encoded by the coding sequence ATGGCGTCGAGGACCAGGGCGTGGTCGGCCCGTTCGAGTTCCCGGAGGATCGTCTCGGTGCGGGCGACGCGACCAGGGCATCGAGACGCGGCGTCCGATCGAGATCGCCGCATTCACCGAGGAGGAGGGCGTCCGGTTCGGGACCGACATGCTTGGTTCGGCGGTCGCCGCCGGCAGGATCACGCTCGACGATGCCTACAACTGGTCACCGCTGACGGGCTGCGGTTCGGCGACGAACTGGCACGGATCGGCTTCAAGGGCACCCGGGATGTCCGGTTGGACCCGCCCCACGCCTATGTGGAATGCCACATCGAGCAGGGGCCAGTGCTACTGCGTCACGGCACCGCGATCGGGGTGGTCACCGGGGTCCAGGCGATCTCCTGGCAGAAGGTGACCCTGCACGGACGGGCCGCACACGCGGGCACCACCCCGACAGAACTGCGGGTGGACGCCGGCCTCGCGGCGGCGCAGATCGTCGTCCAGGTCCGAGAGATGGTGCGTTCGGGCAGGTACGGGCGGTTGCGCGGCACCGTCGGGCTCATCGCTAGCTCCCCGGGGCTACCCAGCGTGGTCCCGGACCGAGCCGAATTGACCGTCGACCTGCGCAACCCCGACGACGAGCACATGGCCGCTGCAGAGGCCGACCTCGCCGCCTTCCTGGCGGCCCTGCCGGAGGCGCAGCCTGCTCCAGGGCTACGGGTAGAGACCAGGGGGATGGCCAGGACGCACCAGGTGCCCTTTGATCGGGGCGTCCAGGACACCATCGCCACGGTGGCCTCGCGTCTGGGGCACAAGACGATCCGTGTGATGTCTGGCGCGGGACACGATGCGCAGGAGATGGCGGCCATCGCCCCGACCGCGATGATCTTCGTCCGCGGCCAGTACGACGGCATCAGCCACAATCCCCGCGAGTACTCGACCCCGGAAGACTGCGCCGCCGGCATCACCGTGCTCGCCCACACGATCCTCGAACTGGCCGAAGACCCGAAGGGCACTCGATGA